The following proteins come from a genomic window of Rutidosis leptorrhynchoides isolate AG116_Rl617_1_P2 chromosome 10, CSIRO_AGI_Rlap_v1, whole genome shotgun sequence:
- the LOC139870927 gene encoding uncharacterized protein, which translates to MARMLLQLKDSTIGKELMMDIHIEHVIEKKSAEEALKNRLRLKASVDVVHWLTFQACAFRGRDETSNSKNRGNFIELLKLLASYNDEVSNVVLENAPYNSKFTSGDIQKEILSIVANKVRKHIRNEVGNSYFCVMVDEARDESKREQMGIVLKFVDKDLLIKMVF; encoded by the exons ATGGCACGGATGCTTTTACAGTTAAAGGATTCAACAATTGGAAAAGAGTTAATGATG GATATACACATTGAACATGTCATTGAAAAGAAAAGTGCAGAGGAAGCCTTGAAGAATCGTTTACGGTTGAAAGCTTCAGTGGATGTAGTTCATTGGTTAACGTTCCAAGCTTGTGCTTTTCGAGGGCGTGATGAAACTTCTAACTCAAAGAATCGAGGTAATTTTATTGAGTTGTTAAAACTCTTGGCCTCGTACAATGATGAAGTTTCCAATGTGGTATTAGAGAATGCTCCTTATAATTCTAAGTTTACCTCAGGTGATATTCAAAAAGAAATTTTGAGTATTGTTGCAAACAAGGTTCGTAAGCATATTCGAAATGAAGTGGGTAACTCTTACTTTTGTGTTATGGTTGACGAGGCACGAGATGAAAGTAAAAGAGAACAAATGGGTATAGTTTTAAAATTTGTTGATAAAGATttgttgataaagatggtattttaa